A section of the Longimicrobium sp. genome encodes:
- a CDS encoding GNAT family N-acetyltransferase → MDLTPVTLEGRYVRLVPLSLDHVPALWEVASDEDLWRLTIAMVRSEDDLRRYVEAALQAQAEGTALPFATTDAATGRPIGSTRFGSIEPAHRKVEIGWTWIGRPWQRTPINTEAKYLMLRHAFETLGCVRVELKTDVLNERSRRAIRRIGAREEGILRKHQVTETGRNRDTVYYSIVDDEWPSVKARLEEMLARPYPGPEPA, encoded by the coding sequence ATGGATCTCACCCCCGTCACCCTCGAGGGGCGCTACGTCCGCCTGGTGCCGCTCTCGCTCGACCACGTCCCGGCGCTGTGGGAGGTGGCGAGCGACGAAGACCTCTGGCGGCTGACGATCGCGATGGTCAGGAGCGAGGACGACCTGCGGCGCTACGTCGAGGCCGCGCTCCAGGCGCAGGCGGAGGGGACGGCGCTCCCCTTCGCCACCACCGACGCGGCCACGGGGCGGCCGATCGGGAGCACGCGCTTCGGCAGCATCGAGCCGGCGCACCGCAAGGTGGAGATCGGGTGGACGTGGATCGGCCGGCCCTGGCAGCGCACGCCGATCAACACCGAGGCCAAGTACCTGATGCTGCGCCACGCCTTTGAGACGCTCGGCTGCGTGCGCGTGGAGCTGAAGACCGACGTGCTCAACGAGCGCTCCCGCCGGGCGATCCGGCGCATCGGCGCCCGGGAGGAGGGGATCCTGCGCAAGCACCAGGTCACCGAGACGGGGCGGAACCGCGACACCGTCTACTACAGCATCGTCGACGACGAGTGGCCGTCCGTGAAGGCGCGCCTGGAGGAGATGCTCGCCCGCCCCTACCCCGGCCCCGAGCCCGCATGA
- the dacB gene encoding D-alanyl-D-alanine carboxypeptidase/D-alanyl-D-alanine-endopeptidase, protein MSACRAAAALALLPALAACAGAAAAPRTAPAPAPAPAPAPAPAPARAALAAALDSIFGDTLFAGAHWGVVVRSQATGEVLYGRNAGKMFVPASNMKLVTGAAALEALGPAYRYRTAVAATGPVQGGELRGDLVVVGSGDPTISARFGGGDARTVFRAWADSLRARGVTRVTGRVVGDDDAFDDVPLGRGWAWDDTDAGYSAEISALELNEGVVGVEVRRGAAEGSPAVVTLGPPTAYTPVANRATTVAPGAASDVEALRQPLGPGIVVSGRVPADTTVVTTEVAVRNNTLYFATVLRETLAAAGIQVLGEAVDVDSLAAKPANTDTLFVHASPPLAEILPAFLKPSQNQIGELLLKTLGRELRGMGTAGAGVAVIDSLARLWGLPPRRLAQADGSGLSRYNLVAPELLVALLEHMRRSPNRELFHAALPVAGEDGTLSGRMRGTPLQGNVHAKTGTLSGVRSLSGYLTTAAGEPIVFSMIVNHHTLTSRDADRLAESALMRVYAMPRERQR, encoded by the coding sequence ATGAGCGCCTGCCGCGCCGCCGCCGCCCTCGCGCTCCTCCCCGCCCTGGCCGCCTGCGCCGGGGCGGCCGCCGCGCCGCGCACCGCGCCCGCCCCCGCCCCCGCCCCCGCCCCCGCCCCCGCCCCCGCCCCCGCCCGCGCCGCGCTCGCGGCCGCGCTCGACTCCATCTTCGGCGACACCCTGTTCGCGGGGGCGCACTGGGGCGTGGTGGTGCGCTCGCAGGCCACGGGCGAAGTGCTCTACGGCCGCAACGCGGGGAAGATGTTCGTCCCCGCCTCGAACATGAAGCTGGTGACGGGCGCGGCCGCGCTCGAGGCGCTGGGGCCGGCGTACCGCTACCGCACGGCCGTCGCCGCCACGGGCCCTGTCCAGGGCGGCGAGTTGCGGGGCGACCTGGTGGTGGTCGGCAGCGGCGACCCCACCATCTCCGCGCGCTTCGGCGGCGGCGACGCGCGCACGGTCTTCCGCGCCTGGGCCGACTCGCTCCGGGCGCGCGGCGTCACCCGCGTCACCGGCCGGGTGGTCGGCGACGACGACGCCTTCGACGACGTGCCGCTGGGGCGCGGCTGGGCCTGGGACGACACCGACGCCGGCTACTCCGCCGAGATCTCCGCCCTGGAGCTGAACGAGGGCGTGGTCGGCGTCGAGGTCCGGCGCGGCGCCGCGGAGGGCTCTCCCGCCGTGGTCACCCTCGGCCCGCCGACCGCGTACACGCCCGTCGCCAACCGGGCCACGACCGTCGCCCCCGGCGCCGCTTCCGACGTGGAAGCCCTCCGGCAGCCGTTGGGGCCGGGGATCGTCGTCTCCGGCCGCGTCCCGGCGGACACGACCGTCGTCACCACCGAGGTGGCGGTGCGCAACAACACGCTGTACTTCGCCACCGTGCTGCGGGAGACGCTGGCCGCGGCGGGGATCCAGGTGCTGGGCGAGGCCGTGGACGTCGATTCCCTCGCGGCGAAGCCCGCGAACACCGACACGCTCTTCGTGCACGCCTCGCCGCCGCTCGCGGAGATCCTCCCCGCCTTCCTCAAGCCGAGCCAGAACCAGATCGGCGAGCTGCTGCTGAAGACGCTGGGGCGCGAGCTGCGCGGGATGGGGACGGCCGGCGCCGGCGTGGCGGTGATCGACAGCCTGGCGCGCCTCTGGGGGCTGCCGCCGCGGCGTCTGGCGCAGGCGGACGGCTCGGGGCTCTCGCGCTACAACCTGGTGGCGCCCGAGCTCCTGGTCGCGCTGCTGGAGCACATGCGGCGGAGCCCCAATCGCGAGCTCTTCCACGCCGCGCTCCCGGTGGCCGGTGAGGATGGGACGCTGTCGGGCCGGATGCGCGGCACGCCGCTGCAGGGCAACGTCCACGCGAAGACGGGGACGCTCTCCGGCGTGCGCTCCCTCTCCGGCTACCTCACCACCGCCGCCGGCGAGCCGATCGTCTTCTCGATGATCGTCAACCACCACACCCTCACCTCCCGCGACGCCGACCGCCTGGCCGAGTCCGCCCTGATGAGAGTGTACGCGATGCCCCGCGAGCGCCAGCGATGA